Proteins from a single region of Pseudodesulfovibrio portus:
- a CDS encoding inovirus Gp2 family protein, producing the protein MPITYDENYNGYPIMTDEEAKQGCDTEILDRHIERTEDMTKRHNKVFCFRIDLGYRQMPDRDRKNKDISDTIAATRKYFKRHETDTSFSWRLEENDKCLPHGHVAVMVDGNKIMAPERIKNKLEENWKRQVGEDNARIHICKTGYRMRKDDPNFEQVKGDWIYRTSYLAKDRDRGNSPKGQHEHGGTRVKKK; encoded by the coding sequence ATGCCAATCACTTACGACGAAAATTACAACGGCTACCCCATCATGACTGACGAAGAAGCAAAACAAGGTTGTGATACTGAGATCCTTGATCGCCACATCGAACGGACAGAAGACATGACCAAACGCCACAACAAAGTCTTCTGTTTCAGGATTGATCTAGGGTATCGACAGATGCCGGACCGGGACAGGAAGAACAAGGATATTTCTGACACTATCGCTGCAACCAGAAAATACTTCAAAAGGCATGAAACTGATACCAGCTTCAGTTGGAGACTGGAAGAAAATGACAAATGCCTCCCCCATGGTCATGTCGCGGTCATGGTGGATGGGAACAAGATCATGGCCCCAGAACGAATCAAAAATAAACTGGAAGAAAACTGGAAGCGACAGGTTGGTGAAGACAATGCCCGTATCCACATCTGCAAGACCGGATATCGGATGAGAAAGGATGACCCCAACTTTGAGCAGGTCAAGGGCGACTGGATCTACCGTACCAGCTACTTGGCCAAAGACCGAGACAGGGGCAACTCTCCGAAAGGACAACATGAACACGGTGGAACGAGAGTGAAGAAAAAGTGA
- a CDS encoding BrnA antitoxin family protein, with product MSPKNLIVHESDPEEQAAKFAKKALEALTFKKNQKAPLSIRLDTDVLEYLKLMTNGKYQPAINTILRVYMEYPLDRLAEALGEDTHPLQHSKKPTSIRLDEDVLSWFKNGGDGYQTRINQVLRAFIVFSKADG from the coding sequence ATGTCACCAAAAAACCTTATAGTTCATGAATCCGATCCAGAGGAGCAGGCTGCGAAGTTCGCCAAGAAGGCTCTTGAGGCGTTGACGTTCAAAAAAAACCAAAAAGCCCCTCTTTCCATCCGCCTGGATACCGATGTGCTTGAATACCTAAAGTTGATGACGAACGGGAAGTACCAACCAGCGATCAACACGATCTTGCGAGTTTATATGGAGTATCCACTGGACAGGCTGGCTGAGGCCTTGGGGGAAGACACTCATCCTTTACAGCATTCAAAAAAACCGACAAGCATCCGACTAGATGAAGACGTGCTCAGCTGGTTTAAAAATGGTGGAGATGGCTACCAGACTCGCATCAATCAGGTTCTGCGGGCCTTCATAGTGTTCTCAAAGGCGGATGGGTAG
- a CDS encoding TrlF family AAA-like ATPase: MSKSYTKAQFWKCAMQVNPVGYISYRGDDHGMTQDDYNQALLKYAQEQNIKVLGLADHGNVDGVDAIRTLMNDHEILVFPGFEIASSEKVHFVCLYPEETTTVELHRYLGDLKLLDPEDGIRPSRLSGEQLLRVVDDHGGLVYAAHCIDDSGLLQKRLSHIWQNPLLKAAQIPSTIEALKGIDGDFYRRVILNKDPAYQRESPVAVINAKDVAMPEDLANPKASCLIKMTNPSFEAFKLAFQDPESRVRLNSDISESYYSRLERLRVTGGYLDGLDIGFSEHLNAIIGGRGTGKSTLLECIRYVLDLRPIGKNAQKQHDEIIKENFGKSKARVELAIRSSKMNGRRFTLSRRYGESTSIQDEQGQPSSFTPRDLLPEVEIFGQNEIYEIAQDPVGQGQLLERFLESGQSDAERAIQEAITKLSENRVKVVDALKGVSEIEDEVARLPKLEEQLEQFNSLGIGEKLKIIPHLEQAKRIIKRTNEQEGPSLERSVNAVRDNLPDTIFLSDTAIEKLPGVEIFKKIRAELDSMRNETEALLQEWQKKYDGRARQIEILSSQLLEVVKNEEEVLEKNFKALPSCEGKTGQQVGEEYQRLMRDIEKIRPQKAMIASREQFHASLLKRRKAILQDLSIQRSERSAYFERSLKKLNKRLAGKLRLQVQTEADRQPVVNFLLNCKLEGVGEKRLAWINENDDFSPVRLAELIRLGADSLREANWGITPTVADALVKLSPAQALQLEEIEQPDMIIIELNTAHEGAEKFRILNRLSTGQQCTAILHLLLLENKDPLLMDQPEDNLDNAFIADRIVTELRRAKIARQFIFATHNANIPVFGDAEWIGVFEASDNQAIMRNEAQGAIDVPHVRDQAAAILEGGKAAFNQRRLKYGY; this comes from the coding sequence ATGTCAAAGAGCTACACCAAAGCCCAATTTTGGAAATGTGCTATGCAGGTTAACCCCGTTGGCTACATCAGCTACCGGGGGGATGATCATGGCATGACGCAGGATGACTATAATCAGGCACTCCTGAAGTATGCTCAGGAACAGAACATAAAAGTCCTAGGCTTGGCTGATCATGGCAATGTCGATGGTGTGGATGCTATTCGCACCCTCATGAATGACCATGAAATCTTAGTCTTTCCCGGATTTGAGATTGCTTCCAGCGAAAAAGTGCATTTTGTTTGTCTGTACCCGGAGGAAACCACAACAGTCGAACTGCATAGATATTTAGGCGACTTAAAGCTTCTTGACCCTGAAGATGGGATTCGCCCATCGCGGCTTAGCGGCGAGCAACTATTGCGAGTTGTAGACGACCACGGAGGGCTAGTCTACGCGGCTCACTGCATAGACGATAGTGGCTTATTGCAAAAAAGGTTAAGTCACATCTGGCAAAATCCATTGCTTAAAGCCGCTCAGATTCCATCTACGATCGAAGCTCTTAAAGGCATTGATGGTGATTTTTATCGGAGAGTGATCCTCAATAAAGATCCAGCCTACCAACGGGAAAGCCCTGTTGCTGTAATTAACGCCAAGGATGTTGCCATGCCTGAAGACTTGGCCAACCCCAAAGCCTCTTGTTTGATCAAGATGACCAATCCCAGTTTCGAGGCGTTTAAATTAGCCTTTCAAGACCCTGAATCCCGTGTCCGTCTCAATAGCGACATTTCAGAATCCTACTACTCAAGACTTGAACGGTTGCGGGTTACGGGTGGGTACCTTGATGGCTTAGATATTGGTTTTTCTGAGCATCTCAATGCCATTATTGGTGGTCGCGGCACAGGAAAATCAACTTTGTTGGAATGCATACGATACGTGCTTGATTTGCGTCCCATCGGAAAGAATGCTCAGAAGCAGCATGATGAGATCATTAAAGAAAATTTCGGAAAATCAAAAGCAAGGGTAGAGTTGGCCATTCGCTCCTCAAAGATGAATGGCAGACGATTCACGCTGTCCCGCCGATACGGGGAAAGCACCAGTATTCAGGATGAACAGGGGCAACCCTCAAGCTTTACCCCCAGAGATTTGTTGCCGGAAGTTGAAATCTTCGGCCAAAATGAGATTTATGAAATTGCCCAAGACCCGGTCGGGCAAGGCCAGTTGCTTGAGCGTTTCTTGGAATCGGGGCAGTCAGATGCCGAACGAGCCATTCAAGAAGCCATCACAAAGCTGTCAGAAAACCGTGTAAAAGTTGTCGATGCATTAAAGGGAGTCTCGGAAATCGAAGATGAAGTTGCTCGTCTTCCCAAGCTCGAAGAACAGCTTGAACAGTTCAACAGTTTGGGGATTGGCGAAAAGCTGAAGATCATTCCTCACCTTGAACAGGCAAAGAGAATTATCAAGCGTACGAATGAGCAAGAAGGGCCAAGCCTTGAAAGAAGTGTTAACGCTGTTCGCGACAATCTGCCCGACACAATATTTTTGAGCGATACAGCTATTGAAAAACTCCCTGGGGTGGAAATTTTCAAAAAAATTCGCGCAGAATTGGATTCTATGCGAAATGAAACTGAGGCTTTGCTCCAGGAATGGCAAAAGAAATACGACGGTCGTGCCCGCCAAATCGAAATCCTTTCAAGTCAACTTCTTGAGGTTGTAAAAAATGAAGAAGAAGTCTTAGAGAAAAACTTCAAAGCACTTCCCTCTTGTGAAGGGAAAACAGGACAGCAAGTAGGTGAGGAGTATCAGCGATTGATGCGAGATATAGAAAAGATTCGTCCCCAAAAGGCGATGATTGCATCTCGCGAACAGTTCCATGCCTCGCTTCTTAAACGACGAAAGGCTATTTTGCAGGACCTTTCCATTCAACGTTCAGAGAGATCGGCGTATTTTGAACGAAGTCTCAAGAAACTGAATAAACGACTTGCAGGGAAACTTCGTCTACAGGTTCAGACCGAGGCTGACAGACAACCCGTCGTGAATTTCCTTTTAAATTGTAAACTGGAAGGCGTTGGAGAAAAACGTTTGGCCTGGATCAATGAAAATGATGATTTTTCACCAGTACGGTTGGCTGAACTTATTCGGCTTGGAGCGGATTCGTTGCGAGAAGCGAATTGGGGGATAACTCCAACAGTAGCTGATGCTCTGGTGAAATTATCCCCTGCTCAAGCCTTGCAACTGGAGGAAATTGAGCAGCCAGACATGATTATCATTGAACTTAATACAGCTCATGAGGGGGCGGAAAAGTTCCGTATACTTAACAGGTTGTCAACGGGGCAGCAATGCACAGCAATTTTGCACTTGCTTCTTTTAGAGAATAAAGACCCGTTACTGATGGACCAGCCAGAGGATAATCTAGACAATGCCTTTATCGCTGACCGTATTGTGACTGAATTGCGACGTGCTAAAATTGCAAGGCAATTTATCTTTGCTACACACAACGCAAATATCCCCGTCTTTGGTGATGCGGAATGGATTGGAGTGTTTGAGGCGTCAGACAACCAAGCTATCATGCGAAACGAAGCACAAGGTGCGATTGACGTACCGCATGTACGAGACCAAGCCGCAGCAATCCTCGAAGGGGGTAAGGCTGCATTCAACCAGCGCAGACTTAAGTATGGGTACTAA
- a CDS encoding RNA-binding domain-containing protein, with amino-acid sequence MLKSELLEIIANGENSGVEFKRDDIRPEQLGKEIVALANLMGGRILLGVEDDGSITGLHRDNLQEWVLNVFRDKVHPQLIPFYEEVVVESDLRVAVITLSQGVSKPYVLRHNNREDTYIRLGDRSELATREQQIRLFESGGLLHVEVLPVAGTSIASLDLDRLEYYLRRVISDPEVPSNDDEWIERLTGMGLMVADGIGNTVCSIAGLLCFGINPRRFLRQAGIRVMVFDSDDKEYQAVLDRHLDGPLVARWQEDDTGGKQLVDEGLIEKFVATILAFVTSEDSEIDDGLRRDKDWHYPKEAIRETVLNALAHRDWTRSVEIEVSIFFNRLEVISPGRLQNSMTVTKMKAGQRSPRNPLIMDILRDYGYVDSRGMGIRTKVIPLMRKLNNTEPVFDATDDYLKTVLLKQGAE; translated from the coding sequence ATGTTGAAATCAGAGCTTCTAGAAATAATTGCCAACGGTGAAAATTCAGGAGTGGAATTCAAGCGAGATGACATTCGTCCTGAACAGTTGGGCAAGGAAATTGTTGCCTTAGCCAATTTGATGGGGGGGCGGATTTTGCTTGGTGTGGAAGATGATGGGAGCATCACAGGTCTTCACAGGGATAATCTACAGGAATGGGTGTTGAATGTCTTTCGCGACAAGGTGCACCCACAACTTATTCCTTTTTATGAAGAGGTTGTTGTCGAGTCCGACCTTCGTGTAGCGGTTATTACTCTTTCCCAAGGGGTGTCTAAACCATATGTCCTTAGGCACAATAATCGTGAGGATACGTATATTCGTTTAGGTGATCGTTCAGAGTTGGCAACACGAGAGCAGCAGATACGATTATTCGAATCAGGAGGACTTCTTCATGTTGAAGTCCTCCCTGTGGCAGGAACATCAATTGCCAGCCTTGATTTAGACAGATTGGAATATTACCTGCGGCGGGTCATTTCTGACCCTGAAGTTCCTTCGAATGATGATGAATGGATTGAACGGCTAACCGGGATGGGGCTGATGGTCGCTGATGGCATCGGCAACACCGTTTGTTCCATTGCTGGACTTCTGTGCTTTGGCATCAATCCTAGACGATTCCTTCGACAAGCAGGTATACGCGTGATGGTTTTTGATAGCGATGACAAAGAATATCAAGCCGTTTTAGACAGACATCTTGATGGTCCACTTGTGGCTCGTTGGCAGGAAGACGACACAGGTGGAAAACAATTGGTAGATGAAGGGTTGATTGAAAAATTCGTGGCAACTATTTTAGCTTTCGTAACTAGTGAAGATAGTGAAATCGACGATGGACTTCGTAGGGATAAAGATTGGCACTACCCAAAAGAGGCCATCCGCGAAACAGTTCTCAATGCATTGGCTCATCGCGACTGGACACGTTCTGTTGAGATTGAAGTGTCTATATTTTTCAATCGGTTGGAAGTTATAAGCCCTGGAAGGCTCCAAAATTCAATGACAGTAACAAAAATGAAGGCGGGCCAGCGTTCTCCGAGGAATCCTTTGATTATGGATATATTGCGCGACTATGGCTATGTTGACTCCAGAGGAATGGGGATTCGCACTAAAGTTATCCCGTTAATGCGAAAGCTAAACAACACTGAGCCTGTATTTGATGCCACAGATGATTATTTAAAAACAGTGCTGCTTAAACAAGGTGCCGAATGA
- a CDS encoding tyrosine-type recombinase/integrase yields the protein MQKGMNSNHPKPGSRITVDPIRKLRDVKAIKAILTSKPRDLALFTMGINTNLRASDLLQIKIGMVRDLEPGDELVLKEKKTGKERRITLNKTVTTALRGYLDGVDTDDTAPLFQSQQRHGHALTVPSVNRLVKQWCRSINLKGNYGSHSLRKTWGYHQRMTHKVDIPVLMECFNHSSQKQTLTYLGIQPEEIKSVYENEL from the coding sequence ATGCAGAAAGGAATGAACTCAAATCATCCCAAGCCGGGCTCTCGAATTACTGTCGATCCTATTCGTAAGCTGCGAGACGTGAAGGCAATCAAAGCCATCCTTACGAGCAAGCCTCGCGACTTGGCTCTATTCACTATGGGAATCAATACGAATCTCCGAGCTTCAGATCTCTTGCAGATTAAAATTGGTATGGTCAGAGATCTTGAACCTGGTGATGAGCTTGTTCTGAAGGAGAAAAAAACGGGAAAAGAACGAAGGATTACCCTCAACAAGACAGTCACAACTGCCCTGCGTGGGTACCTGGATGGAGTTGATACTGATGATACCGCCCCACTCTTCCAGAGCCAACAGAGGCATGGCCATGCTTTGACGGTCCCTTCCGTAAACAGACTCGTGAAGCAATGGTGTAGATCAATCAACCTTAAGGGGAACTACGGTAGCCATAGCCTCAGAAAGACTTGGGGGTACCACCAAAGAATGACCCACAAAGTTGACATCCCTGTGCTTATGGAGTGCTTTAACCACTCGTCACAAAAACAAACATTAACCTACTTGGGAATTCAACCAGAGGAAATCAAAAGCGTATATGAAAACGAACTTTAA
- a CDS encoding molybdopterin-containing oxidoreductase family protein, with product METRRSYCGLCHPRCGMLLHIDNGKVVKITGDPDHPITHGALCERGRLMLDHIYHPDRLNYPLKRVGARGEGKWERISWEQALDEVAEKLSKLRDEFGAETLTFTHGTKRTYHWDCRRFFNLFGSPNTCGVNTICMCPSCATEYATYGGMAMGSDIVHSQCVVMWGCNPSKSNPMGVAPMVAAARKNGAKLMVVDPRKTPEAEKADLWLQIRPGTDLALMLGWIRHIIVTDLYDKDFVANHTVGFDELKVAVESYTPEKVEEITSIPAALVVESATMYATAASAVIPFGLGLDKQGVNSTQCARGRAILRAITGNLEIPGGDIFSQAANVGLVHDWEYLECNDMMPESQKAKQLGADKYPFFGFPGWERNYAANQKLPRGYCMPPEAWQSNLAHAREVMNAIITGKPYPVKAAITLASNPLLSLPNTQQVFEALKALDLYVVMEYYMTPSAAMADYVFPASTTVEQPELWLTGGFCVACPQGIDPIEERKDSYYFYRQLGLRLGQEEYWPWETVKDVYDHCLEPVGLNFDKLAEQNGLFGEREFRRYEKDGFGTPSGKVELKSSIFEELGADPLPVYKEPVWSPKSDKSEITEEYPLILITGSRYMPMYHSEQRQIEKARKKVPDPLLSIHPDTAAELGLSEGDWAVISSPHGSIRQRVHITDAMHPKMVDAQHSWWFPERNEKLPDLFGVFESNTNMLCPDSPEFCSPEIGSWPHSALMCKVERE from the coding sequence ATGGAAACACGAAGAAGTTATTGCGGACTGTGTCATCCCCGCTGCGGCATGCTGCTACATATCGACAACGGCAAGGTTGTGAAGATCACCGGCGATCCCGATCATCCGATCACCCACGGAGCGCTCTGCGAGCGCGGCCGCTTGATGCTGGACCACATTTATCATCCCGATAGGCTGAACTACCCGCTGAAGCGGGTCGGCGCGCGCGGCGAAGGCAAGTGGGAGCGGATCAGCTGGGAGCAGGCCTTGGATGAAGTGGCTGAGAAGCTCTCGAAGCTGCGCGACGAGTTCGGGGCCGAGACCCTGACCTTCACCCACGGAACGAAACGAACCTACCACTGGGATTGTCGCCGCTTCTTCAACCTCTTCGGCTCCCCCAACACCTGCGGCGTGAACACCATCTGCATGTGTCCGAGCTGCGCCACCGAGTACGCCACTTACGGCGGCATGGCCATGGGCAGCGATATCGTACATTCCCAATGCGTCGTCATGTGGGGATGCAATCCTTCCAAATCGAACCCGATGGGTGTCGCCCCCATGGTCGCTGCGGCACGGAAGAACGGCGCCAAGCTCATGGTCGTTGATCCGCGCAAAACACCCGAAGCCGAAAAGGCCGACCTGTGGCTGCAGATTCGCCCCGGCACCGACCTCGCGCTGATGCTGGGATGGATTCGGCACATCATCGTCACCGATCTCTACGACAAGGATTTCGTCGCCAACCACACCGTGGGATTTGACGAACTCAAAGTCGCCGTCGAATCCTACACGCCGGAAAAGGTCGAGGAGATCACCTCGATCCCGGCCGCCCTCGTGGTCGAATCCGCTACCATGTACGCGACTGCGGCTTCTGCCGTGATCCCCTTCGGCCTTGGACTGGACAAGCAGGGCGTCAACTCCACCCAGTGCGCTCGCGGTCGGGCGATCCTGCGCGCCATCACGGGCAACCTGGAAATTCCCGGCGGCGACATCTTCAGCCAGGCGGCCAACGTCGGCTTGGTTCACGACTGGGAATACCTTGAGTGCAACGACATGATGCCCGAGAGCCAGAAGGCCAAGCAGCTCGGTGCGGACAAGTACCCGTTCTTCGGTTTCCCCGGCTGGGAACGCAACTACGCCGCCAACCAGAAGCTGCCCAGAGGATACTGTATGCCCCCCGAGGCATGGCAGTCCAACCTCGCCCACGCCCGTGAGGTCATGAACGCCATCATCACCGGCAAGCCCTATCCCGTGAAGGCGGCCATCACACTGGCGAGCAATCCGCTGCTCTCCCTGCCCAACACGCAGCAGGTGTTCGAGGCGCTCAAGGCCCTCGATCTGTATGTGGTCATGGAATACTACATGACCCCGTCCGCAGCCATGGCCGACTACGTCTTCCCGGCGTCCACCACCGTGGAGCAGCCCGAGCTGTGGCTGACCGGCGGCTTCTGCGTCGCCTGCCCGCAGGGTATCGACCCCATCGAGGAACGTAAGGACAGCTATTACTTCTACAGGCAACTGGGACTGCGCCTCGGCCAGGAAGAGTACTGGCCGTGGGAGACCGTCAAGGATGTCTATGACCATTGCCTGGAACCGGTCGGCCTGAACTTCGACAAGCTCGCCGAACAGAACGGCCTTTTCGGGGAGCGGGAATTCCGCCGCTACGAGAAGGACGGGTTCGGGACACCGTCGGGCAAGGTCGAGCTCAAGTCCTCGATCTTCGAGGAACTGGGTGCTGACCCGCTCCCTGTATACAAGGAGCCTGTCTGGAGCCCGAAGAGCGACAAATCCGAGATAACGGAAGAGTATCCGCTCATCCTCATCACCGGCAGCCGGTACATGCCCATGTACCACTCCGAACAGCGGCAGATCGAAAAGGCGCGCAAGAAGGTGCCCGACCCATTGCTTTCGATCCACCCGGACACGGCTGCGGAACTGGGACTGTCTGAGGGCGACTGGGCCGTTATATCCTCACCGCACGGCTCCATCCGCCAGCGCGTCCACATCACCGATGCCATGCACCCGAAGATGGTGGACGCCCAGCACTCCTGGTGGTTCCCAGAGCGCAACGAGAAGCTTCCCGATCTCTTCGGCGTCTTCGAGTCGAACACCAACATGCTCTGCCCCGACTCGCCGGAATTCTGTAGCCCGGAAATCGGCAGCTGGCCCCACTCAGCGCTCATGTGCAAAGTTGAAAGAGAATAG
- a CDS encoding DUF169 domain-containing protein produces the protein MSMQTILDGTATFLEYLALAEEPFGVYYADTLPENAYGPKTGTPISRELEDKHELDMQEVMKSFSCVMGNVWLARKKGGAAYISAEEYGCPGGVYYCSMMKPHLRFIEHYVSTGFEGTPLHGERYMPNPDAMRKFMEEVNPREATGKYCIFKPLSQFTDEVPPEFVIFFARPEVLSGLFTQATFTTGDMECVVSPFGAGCTNMISWPLYYKGKGLEKAVIGGFDPSARKFMKTDELTFTVSLDLYEKMLAALPDSMFAHETDWKGVRKKVERSAKAWGEDS, from the coding sequence ATGTCGATGCAAACCATACTCGACGGCACCGCCACCTTCCTCGAATATCTCGCCCTGGCCGAAGAGCCTTTCGGCGTCTACTACGCCGACACCCTGCCGGAGAACGCATATGGACCGAAAACGGGCACGCCCATCTCACGGGAATTGGAAGATAAGCACGAGCTGGACATGCAGGAGGTCATGAAGTCGTTCTCCTGCGTCATGGGCAACGTCTGGCTGGCCCGGAAGAAGGGCGGCGCGGCCTATATTTCCGCCGAAGAATACGGCTGTCCCGGCGGCGTGTACTACTGTTCGATGATGAAGCCCCACCTGCGGTTCATCGAGCATTACGTGTCCACCGGGTTCGAAGGCACGCCCTTGCACGGCGAACGCTACATGCCCAACCCCGACGCCATGCGCAAGTTCATGGAAGAGGTGAACCCGCGCGAAGCCACCGGCAAGTACTGCATCTTCAAGCCGCTGTCCCAGTTCACCGACGAGGTGCCGCCGGAGTTCGTCATCTTCTTTGCCCGGCCCGAAGTGCTGAGCGGCCTCTTCACCCAGGCCACCTTCACCACCGGCGACATGGAATGCGTCGTTTCCCCCTTTGGCGCGGGCTGTACCAACATGATCAGCTGGCCTCTCTACTACAAGGGCAAGGGATTGGAGAAGGCCGTCATCGGCGGCTTCGACCCTTCGGCCCGCAAGTTCATGAAGACCGACGAGCTGACGTTCACCGTCTCTCTAGACCTCTATGAGAAGATGCTGGCCGCCCTGCCCGATTCCATGTTCGCCCACGAAACCGACTGGAAGGGCGTGCGCAAGAAGGTCGAACGCAGCGCCAAGGCCTGGGGCGAAGACAGCTAA